From the Euphorbia lathyris chromosome 6, ddEupLath1.1, whole genome shotgun sequence genome, one window contains:
- the LOC136232673 gene encoding chloride channel protein CLC-b, whose product MEEENSTQLGDATLLPSRSNPGMEAAAGEEERDPESNSLQQPLLKRNRTLSSSPLALVGAKVSHIESLDYEINENDLFKHDWRSRSNVQILQYIFLKWFLAFLVGLLTGLIATLINLAIENIAGYKLLAVVKFIENGRYLTGLAYFTGVNLVLTAFASILCVCFAPTAAGPGIPEIKAYLNGIDTPDMFGATTLIVKIFGSIGAVAANLDLGKEGPLVHIGCCIASLLGQGGPDNYKLKWRWLRYMNNDRDRRDIITCGASSGVCAAFRSPVGGVLFALEEVATWWRSALLWRTFFSTAVVVVVLRGFMEICKTGKCGLFGQGGLIMFDVSNVSVRYHPLDIVPVIIIGIIGGVLGSLYNHLLHKILRLYNLINQKGRMHKLILSLTVSLFTSVCLFCLPFLAKCQPCNPSSIETCPTNDRTGNFKQFNCPSGYYNDLATLLLTTSDDAVRNIFSTNTSKEFQPTSLLIFFALYCVLGLFTFGIAVPSGLFLPIILMGSAYGRLLGLVMSSYTSIDEGLYAVLGAASLMAGSMRMTVSLCVIFLELTNNLLLLPITMIVLLISKTVGDSFNPSIYEIILELKGLPFLDANPEPWMRNLTVGELADAKPPVVTLSGVEKVCRIVDVLKNTTHSGFPVVDEEIVSPVGLANGAREIHGIVLRAHLIQAIKKKWFLQEKRRREDWEVTEKFTWVELAEREGKIEEVPVTRAQMEMYVDLHPLTNTTPYTVMESMSVAKAMVLFRQVGLRHLLILPKYQAAGVPPVIGILTRQDLRAYNILAAFPHLARKNREKAN is encoded by the exons ATGGAGGAAGAAAATTCAACCCAGTTGGGAGATGCAACTCTACTACCATCCAGGTCCAATCCTGGCATGGAAGCTGCAGCAGGTGAAGAAGAAAGAGACCCAGAAAGCAATTCTCTTCAACAACCCCTTCTCAAGAGAAATCGAACACTATCTTCAAGTCCATTAGCCCTTGTTGGAGCTAAAGTTTCTCATATAGAGAGCTTGGATTATGA GATTAATGAGAATGACCTTTTCAAGCATGATTGGAGAAGCAGATCCAATGTCCAAATTTTACAGTATATATTCTTGAAATGGTTCTTGGCATTTCTTGTTGGACTTCTCACTGGTTTGATTGCTACTCTTATCAACCTTGCAATTGAGAATATTGCTGGCTACAAGCTTCTTGCTGTTGTTAAATTCATAGAGAATGGAAG GTACTTAACAGGATTGGCCTATTTCACAGGGGTAAATCTTGTATTAACAGCTTTTGCTTCTATTTTATGTGTATGTTTCGCACCCACTGCTGCTGGACCTGGTATACCAGAAATCAAAGCTTATCTCAATGGAATTGATACTCCTGACATGTTTGGTGCGACAACTTTGATTGTTAAG ATATTTGGAAGCATTGGAGCTGTagctgctaacctggatttggGGAAGGAAGGACCTTTAGTTCACATTGGGTGCTGCATTGCTTCATTGCTTGGGCAAGGGGGGCCTGATAATTATAAACTGAAATGGCGATGGCTTCGGTACATGAACAATGACAGGGATCGCAGAGACATCATCACCTGTGGGGCTTCTTCAGGTGTGTGTGCAGCCTTCCGTTCTCCGGTGGGTGGTGTCCTGTTTGCTCTTGAAGAGGTAGCAACATGGTGGAGGAGTGCTCTCCTTTGGAGAACTTTCTTCAGCACAGCAGTAGTTGTGGTGGTCCTGAGGGGTTTCATGGAAATCTGCAAAACAGGGAAATGTGGGCTATTTGGACAAGGAGGATTAATCATGTTTGATGTTAGCAATGTTAGTGTCAGATATCATCCTCTTGATATTGTTCCAGTGATAATAATTGGCATAATTGGTGGAGTTCTTGGAAGCCTCTACAACCACCTTCTTCACAAGATCCTCAGACTCTACAATCTCATCAACCA GAAGGGAAGAATGCACAAGCTAATTCTGAGCCTAACTGTTTCACTCTTTACCTCAGTGTGCCTATTTTGCCTTCCATTTCTTGCCAAATGCCAACCTTGTAATCCATCCTCTATTGAGACGTGCCCTACTAATGATCGAACGGGAAACTTTAAACAATTCAACTGTCCAAGTGGGTATTATAATGACCTTGCTACTCTTCTTCTAACCACAAGTGATGATGCTGTCCGAAATATCTTCTCCACCAATACTTCTAAAGAATTCCAGCCCACATCGCTCCTAATTTTCTTTGCACTCTATTGTGTCCTAGGACTATTTACCTTTGGCATTGCTGTGCCTTCAGGTCTCTTCCTCCCTATCATTCTTATGGGCTCAGCTTATGGACGCTTGCTCGGTCTTGTCATGAGTTCCTATACCAGCATTGATGAGGGGCTATATGCAGTTCTTGGTGCAGCCTCACTTATGGCTGGCTCGATGAGAATGACTGTATCACTTTGTGTAATATTTCTTGAACTGACGAACAACCTCTTACTACTTCCAATAACGATGATAGTTCTCCTGATATCCAAAACAGTTGGAGACAGCTTTAATCCAAGTATTTATGAAATTATACTGGAACTTAAAGGCCTTCCTTTCCTGGATGCAAATCCTGAGCCATGGATGAGGAATCTCACTGTAGGCGAGCTTGCTGATGCCAAACCCCCAGTTGTTACTCTCAGCGGAGTGGAAAAGGTGTGTCGGATTGTGGATGTCCTAAAAAATACCACACATAGTGGGTTCCCTGTTGTAGACGAAGAAATTGTATCCCCTGTAGGACTGGCCAATGGGGCAAGGGAAATCCATGGAATTGTCCTTAGAGCTCATCTCATTCAGGCAATCAAGAAGAAGTGGTTCCTGCAAGAGAAAAGGAGAAGAGAAGATTGGGAAGTAACAGAGAAGTTTACCTGGGTTGAACTGGCTGAAAGGGAGGGGAAGATTGAGGAGGTGCCAGTGACAAGAGCTCAAATGGAAATGTACGTTGATCTGCATCCTCTCACCAATACCACGCCTTATACAGTCATGGAGAGTATGTCTGTAGCTAAAGCCATGGTGCTCTTCAGGCAAGTAGGCCTCCGCCACTTGCTCATCCTTCCCAAATATCAAGCTGCTGGT GTACCTCCAGTCATTGGAATCCTGACTAGGCAAGATTTGCGAGCGTACAACATCTTGGCTGCCTTTCCTCATTTGGCTAGAAAGAACAGAGAAAAGGCAAACTAA